One window of Alkaliphilus metalliredigens QYMF genomic DNA carries:
- the flgC gene encoding flagellar basal body rod protein FlgC: MSYFNAINTSASGLTAERFRMDTISKNIANANTTRTPNGSPYKRQVVLFQSKEDAKGFSSQLERIMNNNEKPGGVEVVGVKNDSSPYRQVYDPGHPDANEEGYVLMPNVDIVVEMANMISATRAYEANTTALNATKSMAMKALEIGR; encoded by the coding sequence ATGTCTTATTTTAACGCCATTAACACAAGCGCAAGTGGCTTGACAGCAGAGAGATTTAGAATGGATACCATCTCAAAGAATATCGCCAATGCAAACACAACGCGCACGCCTAATGGTTCTCCCTACAAGCGACAAGTTGTGCTTTTTCAAAGCAAAGAGGATGCAAAGGGCTTTTCTAGTCAGCTTGAGCGCATTATGAATAATAATGAAAAGCCAGGCGGTGTTGAAGTGGTAGGCGTAAAAAATGATTCTTCACCCTATCGACAAGTATATGACCCAGGTCATCCTGATGCCAATGAAGAAGGCTATGTTCTGATGCCAAATGTGGATATTGTCGTAGAAATGGCTAATATGATTTCAGCCACAAGAGCATATGAAGCGAATACAACAGCACTTAATGCGACAAAATCCATGGCAATGAAA